A region of Kribbella sp. NBC_01245 DNA encodes the following proteins:
- a CDS encoding helix-turn-helix transcriptional regulator, with protein sequence MTNRPAAAQQLRDLALLRRVRDRMDREYQQPLDVEALARGVNMSAGHLSREFKRAYGESPYGYLMTRRIERAMALLRRGDLSVTDVCFEVGCSSLGTFSTRFTELVGVPPSVYRREAERMEAERTTDGIPACVAKQVTRPIRNREVPVAEPH encoded by the coding sequence GTGACCAACCGACCCGCCGCAGCCCAGCAACTGCGCGATCTCGCGCTGCTGCGACGCGTCCGCGACCGGATGGACCGGGAGTACCAGCAGCCGCTGGACGTCGAGGCGCTCGCGCGTGGCGTGAACATGTCCGCGGGCCACTTGAGCCGTGAGTTCAAGCGCGCGTACGGCGAGTCGCCGTACGGCTATCTGATGACGCGGCGGATCGAACGGGCGATGGCGCTACTGCGGCGCGGAGACCTCAGCGTCACCGACGTCTGTTTCGAGGTCGGCTGCTCGTCGCTGGGTACCTTCAGCACTCGCTTCACCGAGCTGGTCGGGGTGCCGCCCAGCGTCTACCGGCGTGAAGCGGAGAGGATGGAGGCGGAGCGTACGACGGACGGCATACCGGCGTGCGTGGCGAAACAGGTGACCAGACCGATCAGGAATCGAGAAGTGCCGGTCGCCGAGCCGCACTAA
- a CDS encoding dihydrofolate reductase family protein — MQASRSASAKASTNSRRRSPPPRQGPRNDAGNGRRVVANIALSLDGHYDGPGNPTNMAWVMPYAITDVARDHMTSLRESATTALLGRVNAEGFLGFWPTVIDMEGADARDVGFAKWLVDTDKVVFSSTLGEAPWQRTTIVDRPAAEVVADLKATEGGDILVLSSASVIKALLASDQIDRLAITLFPVFLGGGPRLFDDGLPAGQWTLASQAAGDHGTLALVYDRVR, encoded by the coding sequence TTGCAGGCATCGAGATCGGCTTCGGCCAAAGCCTCGACAAACTCGCGGCGACGCTCGCCGCCACCCAGACAAGGACCTCGAAATGACGCAGGCAACGGCCGCCGAGTCGTCGCCAACATCGCCCTCTCGCTCGATGGCCACTACGACGGGCCAGGCAATCCCACGAACATGGCCTGGGTGATGCCGTACGCCATCACTGATGTCGCCCGCGACCACATGACCAGCCTCCGGGAGTCGGCGACGACGGCCCTGCTCGGGCGGGTCAACGCCGAGGGCTTCCTCGGTTTCTGGCCCACCGTCATCGACATGGAGGGCGCCGACGCGCGCGACGTGGGCTTCGCGAAGTGGCTCGTCGACACCGACAAGGTGGTCTTCTCGTCAACTCTCGGCGAGGCTCCGTGGCAGCGTACGACGATCGTCGACAGGCCGGCCGCCGAGGTGGTCGCGGACCTCAAGGCGACCGAAGGCGGCGACATTCTCGTGCTCTCCAGTGCGAGCGTCATCAAGGCGCTGCTGGCGTCCGACCAGATCGACCGGCTGGCGATCACGCTCTTCCCGGTCTTCCTCGGCGGCGGCCCGCGCCTCTTCGACGACGGTCTGCCCGCCGGTCAATGGACGCTCGCCAGCCAGGCCGCGGGCGACCACGGCACTCTGGCCCTCGTCTACGACCGCGTCCGCTGA
- a CDS encoding VOC family protein, which produces MDISINASYLPQDDPDAAVAFYRDSLGFEVRNDVGYNGMRWITVGPAGQPDTSIVLYPPGADPGVTEDERRTVAEMMAKGTYASINLATDDLDGTFEKLQASNAEVVQEPTDQPYGVRDCAFRDPAGNMVRIKQLD; this is translated from the coding sequence ATGGACATCTCGATCAACGCGAGCTACCTACCGCAAGACGACCCGGACGCGGCCGTCGCCTTCTATCGCGACTCCCTCGGCTTCGAGGTTCGCAACGATGTCGGCTACAACGGGATGCGCTGGATCACGGTCGGCCCGGCCGGCCAGCCCGATACGTCCATCGTGCTGTACCCGCCGGGCGCCGACCCGGGCGTCACCGAGGACGAGCGCCGTACCGTCGCCGAGATGATGGCCAAGGGCACTTACGCCAGCATCAACCTGGCCACGGACGACCTGGACGGCACCTTCGAGAAGCTGCAGGCCAGCAACGCCGAGGTCGTCCAGGAGCCGACGGATCAGCCGTACGGCGTTCGCGACTGCGCCTTCCGCGACCCGGCCGGCAACATGGTCCGCATCAAACAACTCGACTGA
- the helR gene encoding RNA polymerase recycling motor ATPase HelR: protein MNPLTTSAFNLPDHLSPKADPALITGDEQHFAAIAESLERSIAELSDRLDAARKAPGGSGQEALDRDMEIHRLTSRLRALRRFGLDLCLGHIVSADDSEPLYVGRLGLTDSEGRRLLIDWRSPAAEPFFGATHANPMGLASRRRYRWTRGRISDYWDEVFTSDGFEGHAAALDDQSAFISSLGSNRSDRMRDVLGTIQADQDAIIRAGSRGALVVDGGPGTGKTVVALHRTAYLLYSDPRLGHDRGGVLFVGPHQPYLAYVSDVLPSLGEEGVQTCTLRDLLPEGATAPNEPNPDVARLKSSADMVKAIEPAVKLYEEAPTKGMTVETHWSDIRLSPTDWAEAFGSADPSTPHNEARDQVWEELLTILLDKHEEAYDDEDVSLDLVRKSLQQNEELVDAFNRAWPLIEPTDLVGDLWSVPAYLRMCAPWLSPEEVKTLQRADPQAWTVADLPLLDAARLRLGDPEASRRKRRQKAAAAIERERMADVIDNIIAADDDNEGWVPMLRGQDLQGALVDESALPTSDPDLLAGPFAHIVVDEAQELTDAEWQMLLLRCPSRSFTIVGDRAQARHGFTESWEERLERIGLDRINLASLSINYRTPEEVMVEAEPVIRAVLPDANVPTSIRSSDIPVVHGSTAELESILDTWLAENTDGIACVISVDDVDDFDDDRFGTTSRVRSLTPELSKGLEFDLVVLIDPETFGTGIEGAVDRYVAMTRATQQLVILTS from the coding sequence GTGAACCCCTTGACCACTAGCGCGTTCAACCTTCCCGACCACCTCTCCCCCAAGGCCGACCCGGCGCTGATCACCGGCGACGAGCAGCACTTCGCGGCCATCGCGGAGAGCCTCGAGCGCTCGATCGCCGAACTGTCCGACCGCCTCGACGCCGCACGCAAAGCGCCTGGCGGCTCGGGCCAGGAGGCGCTCGACCGGGACATGGAGATCCACCGGCTGACGTCTCGTTTGCGCGCACTACGTCGTTTCGGCCTCGACCTGTGCCTCGGACACATCGTCAGCGCGGACGACTCCGAGCCCCTGTACGTCGGACGACTCGGTCTGACCGACAGCGAAGGTCGTCGGCTGCTGATCGACTGGCGTTCCCCCGCGGCCGAGCCGTTCTTCGGCGCGACCCACGCCAACCCGATGGGCCTGGCCAGCCGCCGTCGGTATCGCTGGACCCGCGGCCGGATCAGCGACTACTGGGACGAGGTGTTCACGTCGGACGGCTTCGAAGGGCACGCCGCCGCCCTCGACGACCAGTCCGCCTTCATCTCCAGCCTCGGCAGCAACCGGTCGGACCGGATGCGCGACGTGCTCGGCACCATCCAGGCCGACCAGGACGCGATCATCCGTGCGGGTTCGCGTGGCGCACTCGTCGTCGATGGCGGTCCGGGTACGGGCAAGACGGTCGTCGCGCTGCACCGCACGGCGTACCTCCTGTATTCCGATCCGCGCCTCGGTCACGACCGGGGTGGCGTGCTGTTCGTCGGTCCGCACCAGCCGTACCTGGCCTATGTCTCCGACGTTCTGCCCAGCCTCGGCGAGGAAGGCGTGCAGACCTGCACCCTGCGGGACCTCCTCCCCGAGGGAGCCACGGCACCGAACGAACCCAATCCGGACGTGGCCCGGCTGAAGTCGTCCGCGGACATGGTGAAAGCGATCGAACCGGCCGTGAAGCTGTACGAGGAGGCGCCCACCAAGGGCATGACGGTCGAGACCCACTGGTCCGACATCAGGCTCAGCCCCACCGACTGGGCCGAGGCGTTCGGATCAGCAGACCCCAGCACTCCGCACAACGAGGCGCGCGACCAGGTCTGGGAAGAACTGCTCACGATCCTGCTGGACAAACACGAGGAGGCGTACGACGACGAGGACGTTTCGCTTGACCTCGTGCGCAAATCCCTTCAGCAGAACGAAGAACTGGTCGACGCGTTCAACAGAGCGTGGCCGCTGATCGAACCGACCGACCTCGTCGGCGATCTCTGGTCCGTGCCCGCCTACCTGCGTATGTGCGCTCCCTGGCTCAGCCCTGAGGAGGTCAAGACGCTGCAGCGCGCGGACCCGCAGGCGTGGACCGTGGCCGACCTGCCGCTGCTGGACGCGGCGCGGCTGCGACTCGGCGACCCGGAGGCCTCACGCCGGAAGCGTCGGCAAAAGGCCGCCGCCGCGATCGAACGCGAACGAATGGCCGACGTCATCGACAACATCATCGCGGCCGATGACGACAACGAAGGCTGGGTGCCAATGCTGCGCGGGCAGGACCTGCAGGGCGCCCTGGTCGACGAGTCCGCTCTTCCCACCTCGGACCCGGACCTGCTCGCGGGCCCGTTCGCGCACATCGTCGTGGACGAGGCTCAGGAATTGACCGACGCGGAGTGGCAGATGCTGCTGCTGCGCTGCCCGTCCCGGAGCTTCACCATCGTCGGGGACCGCGCCCAGGCCCGGCACGGGTTCACGGAGTCGTGGGAGGAGCGGCTCGAGCGGATCGGGCTCGACCGGATCAACCTGGCCTCCTTGAGCATCAACTACCGGACGCCGGAAGAGGTCATGGTGGAGGCCGAGCCCGTCATCCGGGCCGTGCTGCCGGACGCCAACGTGCCGACGTCCATCCGCAGCAGCGACATCCCCGTCGTTCACGGGTCTACCGCGGAGCTGGAGTCGATCCTGGACACCTGGCTCGCCGAGAACACCGACGGGATCGCCTGCGTCATCAGCGTCGATGACGTTGATGACTTTGATGACGACAGGTTTGGTACGACGTCCCGCGTCCGCTCGCTGACCCCGGAACTGTCGAAGGGCCTCGAGTTCGACCTGGTCGTGCTCATCGACCCGGAGACGTTCGGCACAGGCATCGAAGGAGCGGTCGACCGCTACGTCGCGATGACCCGAGCAACCCAGCAACTGGTCATCCTCACCAGCTAG
- a CDS encoding AAA family ATPase: protein MANSGVLVLAGPPCAGKSSVGKVLAADSSHGRSSYIEVDALFSLLLPGSDRNRDDRMLAYDAAHVLARTLVERGRTAILECTYARHEQRASLLKAMADLPAAPLWVVEFYVSPDDAIERFRRRDQATDLDEDLVRERAQNFPYSDQALRLVSSTATPDDLANQITTWLRHQPEPVDRDLWASTGRGWS from the coding sequence GTGGCAAATAGCGGAGTTCTCGTACTGGCCGGGCCGCCATGTGCCGGCAAGTCCTCGGTCGGCAAGGTGCTCGCTGCTGACTCGTCGCACGGTCGCTCGAGCTATATCGAGGTCGACGCCCTCTTCTCACTCCTCCTGCCTGGGTCGGATCGAAACCGGGATGATCGGATGCTCGCGTACGACGCGGCGCACGTGCTCGCTCGCACACTCGTCGAGCGCGGACGGACCGCGATCCTCGAGTGCACGTACGCGCGGCACGAGCAACGGGCCAGCCTGCTGAAGGCGATGGCGGACCTTCCAGCAGCACCGTTATGGGTCGTGGAGTTCTACGTTTCCCCCGACGACGCCATCGAGCGCTTCCGCCGACGGGACCAAGCCACGGACCTCGACGAAGACCTCGTACGCGAGCGGGCGCAAAACTTCCCGTACTCCGATCAAGCCCTACGCCTGGTGTCCTCAACAGCCACTCCGGACGACCTGGCCAACCAAATCACCACCTGGCTACGCCACCAACCTGAGCCGGTTGACCGGGACCTATGGGCCAGCACGGGACGAGGTTGGAGCTGA
- a CDS encoding glycoside hydrolase family 5 protein, protein MASRPGKIKAILLTAALAVAVAVPGNMNEASADSKASSAAQIVADLGAGWNLGNSLEANSNGYPSETAWNNPTVTQALIDKVKASGFKSIRIPVSYLRHIGPGPNYTINSAWLNRVQQVVDYAYNRGMHVMINIHGDGYKSIPYAWLICDASDQTTIKAKYQKVWQQIASRFQNYDQRLILESMNEVFDGQYGNPTQPCYSNINAYNQIFVDTVRRAGGKNTSRWLLVPGWNTNIDYTAGNYGFVIPTDQYRSPTIPSSERRIMISVHYYSPWDFAGEENGNITQWGRAATDPSRKSTWGQEDYLNSQLKMMYDKFVVQGYPVVVGEYGSIDKTSFDSSNNTYRADFAYEVTAAAKRYGAATVYWDNGANGQYGFGLFNRSSNAVTQQGIINDIRNGAGW, encoded by the coding sequence ATGGCTTCAAGACCAGGGAAGATCAAGGCAATCCTCCTTACCGCCGCGCTGGCAGTTGCCGTTGCTGTGCCCGGCAATATGAACGAGGCATCGGCCGACAGTAAAGCGTCGAGCGCTGCGCAGATCGTGGCCGATCTGGGCGCCGGCTGGAATCTTGGAAACTCGCTGGAGGCCAACTCCAACGGATATCCCAGCGAGACGGCCTGGAACAATCCGACCGTCACGCAAGCGCTCATTGACAAGGTGAAAGCGTCGGGATTCAAGTCGATCCGCATCCCGGTCTCCTATTTGCGGCACATCGGCCCCGGCCCGAACTACACAATCAATTCCGCCTGGCTGAACAGAGTCCAGCAAGTCGTCGACTATGCCTACAACCGGGGCATGCACGTGATGATCAACATCCACGGCGACGGCTACAAGTCCATTCCCTACGCCTGGCTGATCTGCGACGCGTCCGATCAGACCACGATCAAGGCCAAGTACCAGAAGGTGTGGCAACAGATCGCGTCCAGGTTCCAGAACTACGATCAGCGCCTGATCCTTGAATCGATGAACGAGGTATTCGACGGGCAGTACGGCAATCCGACCCAGCCGTGCTACTCGAACATCAACGCTTACAACCAGATCTTCGTGGACACCGTCCGGAGAGCCGGCGGAAAGAACACTTCGAGATGGCTGCTCGTTCCCGGCTGGAACACGAACATCGACTACACCGCCGGGAATTACGGTTTTGTGATCCCGACGGACCAGTATCGATCTCCCACCATTCCCAGTAGCGAGCGGCGGATCATGATCTCCGTTCACTACTACAGTCCGTGGGATTTCGCGGGCGAGGAAAATGGCAACATCACCCAGTGGGGACGCGCGGCGACCGATCCGTCCAGAAAGTCGACCTGGGGACAGGAAGACTACCTGAATTCGCAATTGAAGATGATGTACGACAAGTTCGTCGTGCAAGGATATCCGGTCGTTGTCGGCGAATACGGTTCGATCGACAAGACCTCGTTCGACTCGTCGAACAACACGTATCGTGCCGATTTCGCGTATGAGGTCACGGCCGCCGCCAAGAGATACGGCGCGGCCACCGTCTACTGGGACAACGGCGCAAACGGGCAGTACGGCTTCGGGCTCTTCAACCGAAGCTCCAATGCGGTGACCCAACAGGGCATCATCAACGACATCAGGAACGGCGCCGGCTGGTAG
- a CDS encoding metalloregulator ArsR/SmtB family transcription factor, with the protein MDAILAALADPARWRLVSLLAERPRSVGVLAQLAEARQPQTTKHLQTLERAGIVISQRTGQRRIYALRPAPLQDLAAVLNQLAGTADRIGGPGATFDRYGLSLEAERLAAAESGWADGRSFRFQRSLTADAELVWRHLTEADLLAQWWSPDDLRVSELVFEPRPGGRILLEYRDAEDADGSDLVAGRAEGVVDDARVSERLSYWLSPVLPDGSVAFTAHVDLGLRATDTGTDLDIHWRLTDSTVDSADFIAGIEIGFGQSLDKLAATLAATQTRTSK; encoded by the coding sequence ATGGACGCAATCCTCGCGGCACTGGCCGACCCGGCCCGCTGGCGGCTGGTGAGTCTGCTGGCCGAGCGACCCCGCTCGGTCGGCGTCCTCGCCCAGCTCGCCGAGGCGCGGCAGCCGCAGACGACCAAGCATTTGCAGACCCTCGAACGCGCCGGCATCGTCATCAGCCAGCGCACCGGTCAGCGCCGCATCTACGCGCTCCGGCCCGCTCCCCTGCAGGATCTGGCGGCCGTGCTCAACCAGCTCGCCGGCACCGCGGACCGGATCGGTGGCCCGGGTGCGACGTTCGACCGATACGGGCTCAGCCTCGAGGCAGAGCGGCTCGCCGCGGCGGAGTCGGGGTGGGCCGACGGACGCTCGTTCAGGTTCCAGCGGTCGCTGACGGCGGACGCCGAGCTGGTTTGGCGTCACCTGACCGAGGCCGACCTGCTCGCCCAATGGTGGTCGCCCGACGACCTCCGCGTCTCCGAGCTCGTCTTCGAGCCACGACCGGGTGGGCGAATCCTCCTGGAGTACCGCGACGCCGAAGACGCTGACGGCTCCGACCTGGTCGCCGGGCGTGCGGAGGGCGTCGTCGACGACGCACGGGTGAGTGAGCGCCTTTCCTACTGGCTCTCGCCCGTGCTTCCCGACGGCAGCGTCGCCTTCACCGCCCACGTCGACCTCGGCCTCCGGGCGACCGACACCGGCACTGACCTGGACATCCATTGGCGGCTCACCGACAGCACTGTCGACTCCGCCGACTTCATTGCAGGCATCGAGATCGGCTTCGGCCAAAGCCTCGACAAACTCGCGGCGACGCTCGCCGCCACCCAGACAAGGACCTCGAAATGA
- a CDS encoding class I SAM-dependent DNA methyltransferase: MTSSEVWTEDTAKRYDASSPEMFAPEKLDPTVDFLADLAGSGAALEFAVGTGRVGIPLTTRGVPVTGIELSEPMAAELRHKVDEATLPVVMGDMATTRVSGEFALVYLVFNTISNLRTQAEQVECFRNAARHLSPGGRFVIELWVPPVRRLPPGQTAVPMSLGDDGHLVFDTYDLVTQECTSHHYWHEADGTTHYASGNFRYIWPAECDLMAQLAGLELEERYADWNRAPFTADSESHVSVWRKPTSE, encoded by the coding sequence ATGACGAGCAGCGAAGTGTGGACCGAGGACACCGCGAAACGTTACGACGCCTCCTCACCCGAGATGTTCGCGCCGGAAAAGCTAGATCCGACGGTCGACTTCCTGGCGGATCTGGCCGGGTCCGGGGCGGCACTGGAGTTCGCGGTCGGCACCGGCCGAGTCGGCATCCCGCTTACCACGCGTGGTGTTCCCGTGACCGGGATCGAGCTGTCGGAACCGATGGCGGCCGAGCTGCGGCACAAGGTCGACGAGGCGACCCTGCCCGTGGTCATGGGGGACATGGCCACGACGCGCGTCTCCGGCGAGTTCGCCTTGGTCTATCTAGTCTTCAACACCATCTCGAACCTCCGCACCCAGGCCGAACAGGTCGAGTGCTTCCGCAACGCCGCGAGGCATCTCAGCCCTGGTGGACGGTTCGTCATCGAGCTCTGGGTGCCGCCGGTACGTCGGCTGCCTCCCGGTCAGACGGCCGTGCCGATGAGCCTTGGCGACGACGGGCATCTCGTGTTCGACACCTATGACCTGGTCACGCAGGAGTGCACCTCACACCACTACTGGCACGAGGCCGACGGGACAACGCACTACGCCTCCGGCAACTTCCGCTACATCTGGCCGGCCGAGTGCGACCTCATGGCCCAGCTGGCCGGACTGGAACTAGAAGAGCGATACGCCGACTGGAACCGGGCCCCCTTCACCGCCGACAGTGAGAGCCACGTCTCCGTCTGGCGCAAGCCCACCTCTGAGTAA
- a CDS encoding VOC family protein — MTGSTTQGIKTVLHPVSDLAAATALYTALLGVKPMAEGDYYVGFEAEGQQIGLVPNGGPQAMTSPVAYWHVLDIEAKLAEVTAAGATLKDAPRDVGGGRLVATFTDLDGNVLGLIQDR, encoded by the coding sequence ATGACCGGCTCAACCACCCAGGGAATCAAGACCGTGCTGCACCCCGTTTCCGACCTGGCGGCGGCTACGGCGCTGTACACCGCACTGCTCGGCGTGAAGCCGATGGCCGAGGGGGACTACTACGTCGGCTTCGAGGCCGAGGGCCAGCAGATCGGGCTGGTACCGAACGGCGGACCACAGGCCATGACCTCGCCGGTCGCCTACTGGCACGTGCTGGACATCGAGGCGAAGCTCGCCGAGGTGACCGCTGCGGGCGCCACCCTGAAGGACGCGCCGCGCGACGTTGGTGGCGGCCGTCTGGTGGCGACCTTCACGGACCTCGACGGCAACGTTCTCGGTCTGATTCAGGACCGCTGA
- a CDS encoding excinuclease ABC subunit UvrA, with product MSRATKTSKQSPAPQVADSHDLIRVHGARVNNLKDVSIEIPKRRLTVFTGVSGSGKSSLVFSTIAAESQRMINETYSAFVQGFMPTLARPEVDVLEGLTTAIIVDQQRMGGDPRSTVGTATDANAMLRILFSRIGKPHIGSPQAFSFNVASISGAGAVKIEKGGKTTKERRSFSITGGMCPHCEGRGSVSDIDLTQLYDDSKSIAEGAFTIPGWKSDSFWTVGVYAESGFVDPDKPIRKFTKKELNDFLYKEPVKVKVKGVNLTYEGLIPKVQKSFFSKDPDALQPHIRAFVERASTFGPCPDCDGTRLTEAARSSKVGGISIADACAMQISDLAKWVNGLDEPSVAPLLAALLHTLESFVEIGLGYLSLDRPAGTLSGGEAQRTKMIRHLGSALTDVTYVFDEPTIGMHPHDIQRMNALLLRLRDKGNTVLVVEHKPEAIAIADHVVDLGPGAGTAGGTVCYEGTLDGLRASGTVTGRHLDDRASFKPEVRTPNGKLEIRGADRHNLRDVDVDVPLGVLCVVTGVAGSGKSSLIHGSIPASEGVVSVDQAPIRGSRRSSPATYTGLLEPIRKAFAKANGVKPALFSANSEGACPNCNGAGVVFTDLGMMAGVANPCEVCDGKRFEASVLDYHLGGRDISEVLAMSVTEAEKFFSEGDARLPAAHTILTRLVDVGLGYISLGQPLTTLSGGERQRLKLATHMGDKGGVYVLDEPTTGLHLADVEHLLALLDRLVDSGKSVIVIEHHQAVMAHADWIIDLGPGAGHDGGQIVFEGTPADLIADRSTLTGEHLAAYVGS from the coding sequence ATGAGCAGGGCCACCAAGACGAGCAAGCAGTCGCCTGCGCCGCAAGTTGCCGACAGCCACGACTTGATCCGCGTGCACGGTGCCCGCGTGAACAACCTCAAGGACGTCAGCATCGAGATCCCGAAACGCCGTCTGACGGTGTTCACCGGCGTCTCCGGCTCGGGCAAGAGCTCGTTGGTGTTCAGCACGATCGCAGCGGAGTCGCAGCGGATGATCAACGAGACCTACAGCGCGTTCGTGCAGGGTTTCATGCCGACGCTGGCGCGGCCCGAGGTCGACGTACTCGAAGGGTTGACGACCGCGATCATCGTCGACCAGCAGCGGATGGGTGGCGACCCGCGCTCCACGGTCGGTACCGCGACCGACGCCAACGCGATGCTGCGCATCCTCTTCAGCCGGATCGGCAAGCCGCACATCGGCTCGCCGCAGGCGTTCTCCTTCAACGTCGCTTCGATCAGCGGCGCGGGTGCGGTCAAGATCGAGAAGGGCGGCAAGACCACCAAGGAGCGGCGCAGCTTCTCCATCACCGGTGGTATGTGCCCGCATTGCGAAGGCCGCGGCTCGGTCTCCGATATCGACCTCACCCAGCTGTACGACGACTCGAAGTCGATCGCCGAGGGCGCGTTCACGATCCCCGGCTGGAAGTCGGACAGCTTCTGGACCGTCGGGGTCTACGCCGAGTCGGGTTTCGTCGACCCGGACAAGCCGATCCGCAAGTTCACCAAGAAGGAACTCAACGACTTCCTCTACAAAGAGCCGGTCAAGGTGAAGGTCAAGGGGGTCAACCTCACTTACGAGGGCCTGATCCCCAAGGTGCAGAAGTCGTTCTTCTCCAAGGATCCCGATGCCCTGCAGCCGCACATCCGGGCATTCGTGGAACGGGCGTCCACCTTCGGCCCCTGCCCCGATTGCGACGGAACCCGGCTCACCGAGGCGGCCCGTTCCTCGAAGGTCGGCGGCATCAGCATCGCCGACGCCTGCGCGATGCAGATCAGCGATCTCGCCAAGTGGGTCAACGGCCTCGACGAGCCGTCGGTCGCGCCTCTGCTCGCCGCGCTGCTGCACACGCTCGAATCGTTCGTGGAGATCGGGCTCGGCTACCTCTCGCTCGACCGGCCCGCGGGCACGCTGTCAGGTGGTGAGGCGCAGCGCACCAAGATGATCCGCCACCTCGGTTCGGCGCTCACCGACGTCACGTACGTCTTCGACGAGCCCACCATCGGCATGCACCCCCACGACATCCAGCGGATGAACGCCCTGCTGCTGCGACTGCGCGACAAGGGCAACACCGTGCTAGTCGTCGAGCACAAGCCAGAGGCCATCGCGATCGCCGACCACGTCGTCGACCTCGGCCCTGGAGCCGGTACGGCGGGCGGAACCGTCTGCTACGAGGGCACGCTCGACGGTTTGCGAGCCAGTGGCACCGTCACCGGCCGCCACCTCGACGACCGCGCGTCCTTCAAACCGGAAGTGCGTACGCCCAACGGCAAGCTCGAGATCCGCGGCGCCGACCGGCACAACCTGCGCGACGTCGACGTCGACGTACCGCTCGGGGTGCTGTGCGTCGTCACCGGTGTGGCGGGTTCCGGCAAGAGCTCGCTGATCCACGGCTCGATCCCCGCGTCGGAAGGCGTGGTGTCGGTTGACCAGGCGCCCATTCGTGGGTCGCGACGGAGCAGCCCCGCGACGTACACCGGGCTGCTTGAACCGATCCGCAAGGCGTTCGCGAAGGCCAACGGCGTGAAGCCGGCGTTGTTCAGCGCCAACTCCGAGGGCGCCTGCCCGAACTGCAACGGCGCCGGCGTCGTCTTCACCGACCTGGGCATGATGGCCGGTGTCGCCAACCCGTGCGAGGTCTGCGACGGGAAGCGGTTCGAGGCATCAGTGCTGGACTATCACCTCGGCGGCCGCGATATCAGCGAGGTGCTCGCGATGTCGGTGACCGAGGCGGAGAAGTTCTTCAGTGAGGGCGACGCGCGCTTGCCTGCCGCGCACACGATCCTCACCCGGCTCGTCGACGTCGGGCTCGGCTACATCAGCCTCGGCCAGCCGCTCACCACGCTGTCCGGCGGCGAGCGGCAGCGCCTGAAGCTGGCCACTCACATGGGCGATAAGGGCGGCGTGTACGTCCTCGACGAGCCGACGACCGGTCTGCACCTCGCCGACGTCGAGCACCTGCTGGCACTGCTCGACCGGCTGGTCGACTCCGGCAAGTCGGTCATCGTGATCGAGCATCACCAGGCGGTGATGGCACACGCCGACTGGATCATCGACCTCGGGCCGGGTGCTGGTCATGACGGCGGCCAGATCGTTTTCGAGGGCACTCCGGCCGACCTGATCGCCGATCGTTCCACGCTCACCGGCGAGCACCTCGCGGCGTACGTGGGCAGCTGA
- a CDS encoding helix-turn-helix transcriptional regulator → MSNVDVESGLRRLLWYLYTVAEKGDDPRVVRLEGAAEIQAVRDRLVGGCRSSLRSFQSQLPHGEQTESAQRVAELVARGIRVQTIGPRERLLGPEAELVRGYLRTVISLGEELRAAERLPLTQLIMVDRTAALLPMLATPPDQAALLVQAEDLLRPVDAAFAATWDEAEDVDDLVGDDPADQLDTRSREVLVLLAVGLTDEAIGRELGVTDRTVRRAVADMCRSLRVDCRFQLGLEVARRGWL, encoded by the coding sequence ATGTCGAATGTCGACGTCGAATCAGGGCTGCGACGCCTGTTGTGGTACCTGTACACCGTCGCCGAAAAGGGCGACGACCCGCGTGTGGTGCGACTGGAGGGAGCGGCCGAGATCCAGGCCGTGCGGGACCGGCTGGTCGGTGGCTGCCGGAGCTCGTTGCGATCCTTCCAGAGCCAGTTGCCGCACGGTGAGCAGACCGAATCCGCGCAACGCGTGGCGGAGCTGGTCGCTCGTGGCATCCGGGTCCAGACGATCGGGCCGCGGGAGCGATTGCTCGGTCCGGAGGCCGAGCTGGTGCGTGGCTACCTCCGGACAGTAATTTCGCTGGGTGAGGAGTTGCGGGCCGCCGAACGGTTGCCGCTGACCCAGCTGATCATGGTGGACCGAACCGCGGCGCTGCTGCCGATGCTGGCGACACCTCCGGATCAGGCGGCGCTGCTGGTCCAGGCAGAGGACCTGCTGCGCCCGGTCGACGCGGCCTTCGCGGCGACCTGGGACGAGGCCGAGGATGTCGACGACCTGGTCGGCGACGATCCGGCCGACCAGCTGGACACCCGGTCCCGGGAGGTCCTGGTACTGCTGGCGGTAGGGCTGACGGATGAGGCGATCGGGCGCGAGCTCGGCGTCACCGACCGGACGGTACGGCGTGCGGTCGCGGACATGTGCCGGAGCCTTCGGGTCGACTGCAGGTTCCAGCTCGGTCTGGAGGTGGCCCGCCGAGGCTGGCTCTGA